The following proteins are co-located in the Nilaparvata lugens isolate BPH chromosome 14, ASM1435652v1, whole genome shotgun sequence genome:
- the LOC120354213 gene encoding gastrula zinc finger protein XlCGF57.1-like isoform X2, with the protein MKTHIRTHTSERPFSCEFCDYKSAQLGHLKVHIRKHTGEKPFSCEFCVFKSARLDDLKAHIRTHTGEKPFSCEFCVFKSARLGDLKVHIRSHTGEKPFSCKFCDYKSTLLGNLKRHISIHTGEKPFSCEFCEFKSARLGHLKDHIRTHTGEKPFSCEFCDFKSARLGHLKDHIRAHTGEKPFSCKFCVFKSARLGDLKVHIRTHTGEKPFSCEFCEYKSARLGDLKRHISIHTGEKPFSCEFCEFKSARLGHLKDHIRTHTGEKPFSCKFCVFKSARLGHLKDHIRAHTGEKPFSCKFCDFKSARLGDLKVHIRTHTGEKPFSCEFCEYKSARLGDLKAHIRTHTGEKPFNCKFCDFKSARLDHLKLHIRTHTGEKPFSCEFCDFKSSQLCNLKAHVKTHTGEKPFSCKFCDFKCARLGNLKTHTRTHTGETTPS; encoded by the exons ATGAAAACACATATTAGAACTCATACATCAGAGagacctttcagctgcgagttttgtgactacaaaagtGCTCAGCTAGGTCATTTGAAGGTACACATTAGAAAAcacactggagaaaaacctttcagctgcgaattTTGTGTTTTTAAAAGTGCTAGGTTGGATGatttgaaagcacatatcagaacacatactggagaaaaaccttttaGCTGCGAATTTTGTGTTTTTAAAAGTGCTAGGTTAGGTGATTTGAAAGTACATATCAGatcacatactggagaaaaacctttcagctgtaagttttgtgactacaaaagtACTCTGTTAGGTAATTTGAAAAGACATATCAGTatacatactggagaaaaacctttcagctgtgaattttgtgaatttaaaagTGCTAGGTTAGGTCATTTGAAAGatcatatcagaacacatactggagaaaaacctttcagctgcgagttttgtgatTTTAAAAGTGCTAGGTTAGGTCATTTGAAAGATCATATCAGagcacatactggagaaaaaccttttagctgcaaattttgtgtttttaaAAGTGCTAGGTTAGGTGATTTGAAAGTACATATCAGAAcccatactggagaaaaaccattcagctgcgagttttgtgaaTACAAAAGTGCTAGGTTAGGTGATTTGAAAAGACATATCAGTatacatactggagaaaaacctttcagctgtgaattttgtgaatttaaaagTGCTAGGTTAGGTCATTTGAAAGatcatatcagaacacatactggagaaaaaccttttagctgcaaattttgtgtttttaaAAGTGCTAGGTTAGGTCATTTGAAAGATCATATCAGagcacatactggagaaaaacctttcagctgcaaatTTTGTGATTTTAAAAGTGCTAGGTTAGGTGATTTGAAAGTACATATCAGAAcccatactggagaaaaaccattcagctgcgagttttgtgaaTACAAAAGTGCTAGGTTAGGTGatttgaaagcacatatcagaacacatactggagaaaaaccattCAACTGCAAGTTTTGTGATTTTAAAAGTGCTAGGCTAGATCATTTGAAATTACATATCAGAAcccatactggagaaaaaccattCAGTTGCGAGTTTTGTGATTTCAAAAGTTCTCAGCTATGtaatttgaaagcac ATGTCaaaacacatactggagaaaaacctttcagctgcaagtttTGTGACTTCAAATGTGCTAGATTAGGTAATTTGAAAACACATAccagaacacatactggagaaacaACTCCTAGCTAA
- the LOC120354213 gene encoding gastrula zinc finger protein XlCGF57.1-like isoform X3, with translation MKTHIRTHTSERPFSCEFCDYKSAQLGHLKVHIRKHTGEKPFSCEFCVFKSARLDDLKAHIRTHTGEKPFSCEFCVFKSARLGDLKVHIRSHTGEKPFSCKFCDYKSTLLGNLKRHISIHTGEKPFSCEFCEFKSARLGHLKDHIRTHTGEKPFSCEFCDFKSARLGHLKDHIRAHTGEKPFSCKFCVFKSARLGDLKVHIRTHTGEKPFSCEFCEYKSARLGDLKRHISIHTGEKPFSCEFCEFKSARLGHLKDHIRTHTGEKPFSCKFCVFKSARLGHLKDHIRAHTGEKPFSCKFCDFKSARLGDLKVHIRTHTGEKPFSCEFCEYKSARLGDLKAHIRTHTGEKPFNCKFCDFKSARLDHLKLHIRTHTGEKPFSCEFCDFKSSQLCNLKAHIKTHTGETTPS, from the exons ATGAAAACACATATTAGAACTCATACATCAGAGagacctttcagctgcgagttttgtgactacaaaagtGCTCAGCTAGGTCATTTGAAGGTACACATTAGAAAAcacactggagaaaaacctttcagctgcgaattTTGTGTTTTTAAAAGTGCTAGGTTGGATGatttgaaagcacatatcagaacacatactggagaaaaaccttttaGCTGCGAATTTTGTGTTTTTAAAAGTGCTAGGTTAGGTGATTTGAAAGTACATATCAGatcacatactggagaaaaacctttcagctgtaagttttgtgactacaaaagtACTCTGTTAGGTAATTTGAAAAGACATATCAGTatacatactggagaaaaacctttcagctgtgaattttgtgaatttaaaagTGCTAGGTTAGGTCATTTGAAAGatcatatcagaacacatactggagaaaaacctttcagctgcgagttttgtgatTTTAAAAGTGCTAGGTTAGGTCATTTGAAAGATCATATCAGagcacatactggagaaaaaccttttagctgcaaattttgtgtttttaaAAGTGCTAGGTTAGGTGATTTGAAAGTACATATCAGAAcccatactggagaaaaaccattcagctgcgagttttgtgaaTACAAAAGTGCTAGGTTAGGTGATTTGAAAAGACATATCAGTatacatactggagaaaaacctttcagctgtgaattttgtgaatttaaaagTGCTAGGTTAGGTCATTTGAAAGatcatatcagaacacatactggagaaaaaccttttagctgcaaattttgtgtttttaaAAGTGCTAGGTTAGGTCATTTGAAAGATCATATCAGagcacatactggagaaaaacctttcagctgcaaatTTTGTGATTTTAAAAGTGCTAGGTTAGGTGATTTGAAAGTACATATCAGAAcccatactggagaaaaaccattcagctgcgagttttgtgaaTACAAAAGTGCTAGGTTAGGTGatttgaaagcacatatcagaacacatactggagaaaaaccattCAACTGCAAGTTTTGTGATTTTAAAAGTGCTAGGCTAGATCATTTGAAATTACATATCAGAAcccatactggagaaaaaccattCAGTTGCGAGTTTTGTGATTTCAAAAGTTCTCAGCTATGtaatttgaaagcacatatcaaaacac atactggagaaacaACTCCTAGCTAA
- the LOC120354213 gene encoding gastrula zinc finger protein XlCGF57.1-like isoform X1 — protein MKTHIRTHTSERPFSCEFCDYKSAQLGHLKVHIRKHTGEKPFSCEFCVFKSARLDDLKAHIRTHTGEKPFSCEFCVFKSARLGDLKVHIRSHTGEKPFSCKFCDYKSTLLGNLKRHISIHTGEKPFSCEFCEFKSARLGHLKDHIRTHTGEKPFSCEFCDFKSARLGHLKDHIRAHTGEKPFSCKFCVFKSARLGDLKVHIRTHTGEKPFSCEFCEYKSARLGDLKRHISIHTGEKPFSCEFCEFKSARLGHLKDHIRTHTGEKPFSCKFCVFKSARLGHLKDHIRAHTGEKPFSCKFCDFKSARLGDLKVHIRTHTGEKPFSCEFCEYKSARLGDLKAHIRTHTGEKPFNCKFCDFKSARLDHLKLHIRTHTGEKPFSCEFCDFKSSQLCNLKAHIKTHTGEKPFSCKFCDFKCARLGNLKTHTRTHTGETTPS, from the exons ATGAAAACACATATTAGAACTCATACATCAGAGagacctttcagctgcgagttttgtgactacaaaagtGCTCAGCTAGGTCATTTGAAGGTACACATTAGAAAAcacactggagaaaaacctttcagctgcgaattTTGTGTTTTTAAAAGTGCTAGGTTGGATGatttgaaagcacatatcagaacacatactggagaaaaaccttttaGCTGCGAATTTTGTGTTTTTAAAAGTGCTAGGTTAGGTGATTTGAAAGTACATATCAGatcacatactggagaaaaacctttcagctgtaagttttgtgactacaaaagtACTCTGTTAGGTAATTTGAAAAGACATATCAGTatacatactggagaaaaacctttcagctgtgaattttgtgaatttaaaagTGCTAGGTTAGGTCATTTGAAAGatcatatcagaacacatactggagaaaaacctttcagctgcgagttttgtgatTTTAAAAGTGCTAGGTTAGGTCATTTGAAAGATCATATCAGagcacatactggagaaaaaccttttagctgcaaattttgtgtttttaaAAGTGCTAGGTTAGGTGATTTGAAAGTACATATCAGAAcccatactggagaaaaaccattcagctgcgagttttgtgaaTACAAAAGTGCTAGGTTAGGTGATTTGAAAAGACATATCAGTatacatactggagaaaaacctttcagctgtgaattttgtgaatttaaaagTGCTAGGTTAGGTCATTTGAAAGatcatatcagaacacatactggagaaaaaccttttagctgcaaattttgtgtttttaaAAGTGCTAGGTTAGGTCATTTGAAAGATCATATCAGagcacatactggagaaaaacctttcagctgcaaatTTTGTGATTTTAAAAGTGCTAGGTTAGGTGATTTGAAAGTACATATCAGAAcccatactggagaaaaaccattcagctgcgagttttgtgaaTACAAAAGTGCTAGGTTAGGTGatttgaaagcacatatcagaacacatactggagaaaaaccattCAACTGCAAGTTTTGTGATTTTAAAAGTGCTAGGCTAGATCATTTGAAATTACATATCAGAAcccatactggagaaaaaccattCAGTTGCGAGTTTTGTGATTTCAAAAGTTCTCAGCTATGtaatttgaaagcacatatcaaaacacatactggagaaaa acctttcagctgcaagtttTGTGACTTCAAATGTGCTAGATTAGGTAATTTGAAAACACATAccagaacacatactggagaaacaACTCCTAGCTAA